The genome window CCGCTGGAAACGGCCCGCGCCGAGGTCGTCGCCTCGGGCATCGTCATCAACGGGCTCGCCGTGCTCTGCCGCCACTGCTCGGGCCGCCCGGCCTCCTACGTTCTGGAAGACGCCTTCGCCGAGCGCATCATCGGCGGCCCCGGCTCTTTCGTCGTCACCGCCGACAGCACCGCCACCTTCGCCGACGCGGTGCGCAAGAAGCTGATCCTGGAGATTGCCGGGAAGGTGCCGGAAAGGGAGTTTGCGGGGCGGTGAGGGGAGAGTTGCGGAATATAGCCCCGCCGCAAGAGTTCCGCAGGCGATTTCGGCAATAGCGTTCAAATTCGTGAAAGAGCTTCAGATGCAACTCTGCATTGATGAAATGGATTAGTGATAGGCAAGTGAGTCTGGTTCGAATGAGTTTTAAATTCTGGCGATCAGATCAAGAACCCGAATTTTGCAAAATGGATGGTTTTTGCGACAGACTGGAAGTTGAATGAAAATCAAATTTTGTGAGGCTACATGGCTACGTGGACTGTTAAATTGAAAGACGGAAAAACGGAAACCGTCACCGATGAACGATTATATGATTTTCGCGATATGTATGTATCGGACAACAATCTGAAATCACGAATGAGCAGGCTATTTTTGCTCGACCTTTACATCATGGATTTCGAGTTCGGCATAAGTCCCCACGAAATCCTTGAGTCAGTAAAAGAGCTTGAAAATGGCGAGCAACCTAAAGGTGTCAAGCCTGCTGCACCATTCCGAAACCCTCCTTTAAAAGGGTTGTGGCACAAACATTTCTTTGCTGCCCGTTTTCTCGTCCATAACATGCTGCTTGGTCTTGGAAAAAATGGACTGTCACAAATCGTTGAGTCAGCAATGCATCCTGACAAAGGAGATATTGTAACAAAAGAGATGATCGATGAGGTCGCTAGGCGTGTGACTCACGAGCCGTTAGAGCAGAGGAATGCTGACAACCGACTAACAGGTGAGTGGATCGTTTTCCTCCCTCACGACGGCAGGAATTACTACCTATCAATCGCTGCTCATCATTTTGGTGATCAGCTAATTTTTGACCGTATCATCGCGGAAACAACAAGGGACTTTCCTGACATTGGTCAATGGATCAATCATGCTGCAACGTCATAAAATCAAAGATCGTTTTGCGACAAAATTTTGCTACACCTAAGTCGTTGAAATAGCAGGGCGTGATAAACCGTTGCAAAAACCTTCGGATTTGCGACTTAGTCAGCAACTTGAACAAACCGGCTTATAGACAATTTTGTGTGACCGGTCAGCGCCACTCTGCCGCAATTGTCACATGGAAGTTGTAGGGTCGGTTCTACGCACCCAGCGTCTGCGCGCCGCTGAACGTCACATGCCCCGTGCCCGTCTCCGTGTCGCGGCGTTTCACCACGATCTCGACATCGCGGTTGAACAGCGTGAGGAAGCCCATCAGGCGTTCCACCGAGTATTCGCGGAACCGACCGTTCAGCATCCGTGACACTTCCGGCTGGGAAATGCCCATCACCGCGCCAGCGGCCTTTTGGGTCAGTTTGCGATCGCTGATGATGTCCTCGATCTCGCTGACGATCTGCGCCTTGAGGTGATGCGTTTGCGGATCGGGATAGCCGAGATCCGCAAAGACATTGCGGCTGCCGGTTTTCACGTGTTCGTTGTTCATGTCCGAGATTCCTGTCCGGGCCCGTTTTGCCTGTAGTCCTCTTCCGCAAGCCGCAGTCGCTGCTTGATGAGGTCCAGATCCTTTTTGGGCGTTGCAATGCCCTTCTTCGATTTCTTCTGGAAGGCGTGCAGGATGTAGACCACCTCCGCGAATTTCACCGTGTAAACAGCGCGAAAGGTATCGCCGTCATGGTCTGCGATCACTTCTACAGCACCACTTTGCGCGCCTTTCAGTTTCTTGGCGTTCCGGGGTGCCTTGCCTTCCTGCGCTCGATGCAGGGCATATCCGACAGTGTCGTGCACCGGCTCGGGGAACTCCATGAAGTCATTGTAACTGGAACCGACCCAGCGGAGTTGCTTCAGCAAGCGGCGCTTGTTGTTCATAAAAGAATTATGAGTAATTACTCATGAAAAATCAACTGAATTCGGGGAGTTGGGAAACCGTTCACTTCCACCCCTCCCGATACAGCGCGTCGAGGGCCTCGCGGTAGGTCGGATACTGGAACGTGTAGCCGAGTTCCTGTTTGACGCGGGCGTTGGAGACGCGTTTGTTTTCGCCGTAGAAGGAGCGGGCCATGGGGGAGAGGTCGGCGGTTTCGAAATCCTGCTCCGGCGGGGGCGGGACGTCCATCAGCTTTGCCGCATGGGCGACGACATCCTGCGGCGGGGCCGGTTCGTCGTCGGTGACATTGTAGATGCGGCTGACGGGCGGCTTTGACAGGGCGGCGTGAAGCGCGCCGGCGATATCGGCGACATGGATGCGGTTGAACACCTGCCCCGGCTTGACCAGCCGCCGGCCCTTGCCTTTTTCCAGGGTCGCCAGCGCATTGCGCCCCGGTCCGTAAATGCCGGAAAGGCGGAAGATCTGCACCGGGATGTCGGCCTTCTCGCCCAGCGTCGTCCATCCGGTTTCCGCCGCCACCCTTTGCACGGAGCGTCGTGAGACCGGCTTGCAGGGCGTGTTCTCGTCGACCCAGTCGCCATCGTGGTTGCCGTAGACGCCGACGGTGGAGAGATAGCCGATCCATGCCGGCGGATGCGCCGCGATATCCGCGCCGTGATGGGTCAGCACCGGATCGCCGTCCGCATCGGGCGCGATGGAGACCAGCACATGGGTCGCGCCTGCAAGAGCTTCGGCGATGCCCGCGCCCGGGCCGGTGCCGTCGAACAGGAAGGGCGTGATGCCGCGCGCGCGCATCCGCTCCGCTTTTTCCGGGCTGCGGGTCGTGGCTCCGATCCAGTCGCAGTCGGGGGCGATCCGCTCGACGAAGGCTTGGGCCGAAAATCCGAGACCGAAAACAAACAGGCGCATGGGGTGACGTTCCTTTCGGATGCAAGTGTGTTAACCTAGCGTCAGGCGTGTAATTTTGCCGTTTACAGACGCGTGTCAGATTCTGTTTTTTGATATTTCTTGTCCGGCTTTCGGGTGACGAAAACCGGCTCCCAGGGGGGTCAATATGGACATTATGCAAAAGCTTCAAGCGCAGCCGGCGTCGCAAAGCTGTCGCTTGATCGACTTCGACAAGGCCGAGCTGCAGACCGAGGACGGCGGAAAGCGCCTGTTTCTGGTCGTGAGCGGCGAGAAGCCCACCGTGTCGATGCGGGTGGAATTGCGGCCGCTTTACTATGTGATGCAGCCCGAATACTGGGGCGTCGAGGTGGTCGGCTGCGTGTCGGGCATCGTGCTGCCGGCGGTCGCGCCCTATACCGAAGCGCTCGACGTGACCCACACCATGGGCACCAAGGGGATCGAGGTGATCGGCGCCAACAAGACGCTGAGACTTGACAAGTAGGCCGCGACCCGCAACGGCGAGGCGGTTGCCTCAGGCGTCGAGCGTCAGATCGCCGCGGCGGATCTCGTAGAGCATGACGCCGGTCGCGACCGCGAGGTTGAGGCTGTCGGCCTCGCCGGCCTGCGGGATGCGCGCAAGCGCCGTGCAGGCGTTTGCCATGTCGTCCGGCAGGCCGGCCTGTTCGTTGCCCATCAGGAGCAGCGTCGGCCGGGCGTAGGAAATCGCCCGGTAGTCGGTCGATCCCTTGAGGTGGGTGCCGACGAGCGTGCCCGGCCAGCTTGTCGCCATCTCCTGGAAGGCGGCGCGGGTCATGCGCGCCAGCGGCACATGGAACAGCGACCCCATGGTGGCGCGCACCGCTTCCACCGCGAAGGGGTCGGTGGTTTCGCCGACGAGAATGACGCCCTTGGCCCCCACCGCATCGGCGGTGCGCAGGATGGTGCCGAGATTTCCCGGATCGCGCACATGGTCGAGCGCGACCCACACGGCGGCGGGATCCGCCTTGAGCGCGCGCGTCAGTTCCGCGCCGTCCATGATCTTCTGTTCGTAGACGCCGACAACCATTTGCGGATTGTCGCGCCGGGTCATGGCCGCGAGGACCGGCGTGGAAACTTCAAGGATGGTGGCGCCGCGCGCTCGTGCGGTCGCCGCGATATCGCGTGCGGCCGCGCTTTCGCGCGCCTCGGGGCCGAGGACGAGCATGTCCACGCTCCAGCCGGCGGAAAGCGCGTCGGTGGCAAGCTTCAGCCCCTCGGCGACGAACAGGCCGCTGCGCTGCCGGTGCTTGCGCTGGGCGACCAGCGCCTTGATCTCCTTGACCAGCGGGTTGGAGAAGGAGGTGATCTGCTTGACGCTGCCGGCCGCGCGCCGCGACCCGGCGCCGGTAAAAGGCGGACGTTCGCTCATGGCATGCTCCAGCGGCTGAACATCGAGGTCGACAGCGCGCGTTCGCCGTCGGGGGTGCGCAGCACCAGTTCGCCCGATTCCAGCAGGCCGCCGCGGGTGTCCAGCGTTTCCGCCATCACCTCGTGAAGCGCCACGAAGCTGGAGCGGATCGCATAGGCTGTGAGGATCACGAAGCGGGCGTCGGGCGCCAGGATTTTTTCGATCATCGGCAGCATTTCGGGCAGGCTGTCGAACAGCTCCCAGACTTCGCCCTTGGGGCCGCGCCCGTATTTGGGCGGGTCGAGCAGGATGCCGTCATAGGTGTTGCCGCGCTTGACCTCGCGGGCGACGAATTTCATCGCGTCCTCGCAGATCCAGCGGATCGGCAGATCCTCCATGGCCGAAAGCTCCTGGTTCTCGCGCGCCCAGCCGATGGCCTTCTTCGAGGCGTCGATATGGGTGACCCGCGCGCCGGCGGCGGCCGGAACGAGCGATCCGAGCCCGGTGTAGCCGAAAAGGTTGAGCACCTTCAGCGGTTTTTCCGGGGGCGCAGCGGAGACGAGATCGGCCATCCACTGCCAGTGCGCGGCCTGTTCGGGAAAGACGCCGACATGGCGAAACGACATGAAACGCCCGAGGAAGGAGGTGTCGCCGAAGCGCATTTTCCAGGTTTCCGGCAGGTCGCGGTTGAGCCGCCAGCGGCCCGGCCCGTCGTCGTCGTCCTGCCCGGTGAAGACGGCGTCGGCCGCGTCCCAGGTGGCATCGCTGAGGTGACGCCGGCCCATCGCCTGCGGTTCGGGGCGGTCGACAACGACATCGCCGTAACGTTCCAGCTTGCGACCGAGCCCGAAGTCGAGAAGTGCGTAGTCGTCCCAGCCGCGGGTTTCCAGCATGGTCGGCCAGGCGGCGCGGGGCGGAGAGCCGGCGGCGGCCGGGCGAAGCGGGGCGGGGGCATCGGTCACGCGAGGGACCTCTTTTCAAGCGGCTCGGACTGTCGGGGTCTTGCAGATCGCCTTAGAGCAATTTCGGAAAAAGCGAAACCCGGTTTCGCGCGCGCGGCGGACGCCGAGCCGATGCAAACGGCGGCATAGACCGGTTGCCGGGCGGCCCGGGCTGTCATGCTGCCCTGCACCAAAGAGAACTTTGCAGCCAATTGTCTTTCAAGGACTTGCAAGCGTGCCCCGGCTTGGCCAAGCTAGCGGCCAACTATCAGAGTGGCCGCTTGCGACGGGGTCGGGGTTGTGGTGTAACGTATCGCAACCGCCCGGTGTCGCGACGGTCCAGCCGGAGGATGTTTTTATGGACTTGAGTGGCGAGTATCGGATCCGCGCCTCCCGCGAGGCGGTGTGGGACGCGCTGAACGACCCCGAGGTCCTGCGCCGGTGCATTCCCGGCTGCAAGGAGCTGGAGAAGAGTTCGGACACCGAAATGTCCGCCACCGTCGTCGCCAAGATCGGCCCCGTGAAGGCAACCTTCAAGGGAACGGTGACGCTGGAAGATCTCAATCCGCCGGAGAGCTACACCATCGTCGGCGAGGGCAAGGGCGGTGTCGCGGGTTTCGCGAAGGGGGCCGCTGACGTGTCGCTCGCCGAAGAGGGCGAGGAGACGGTGCTCACCTATACGGTCAAGGCGCAGGTCGGCGGCAAGCTGGCCCAGCTCGGCAGCCGTCTGATCGTGTCCACCTCGCGCAAGATGGCGGACGAGTTCTTCTCCAACTTCAAGGATATCGTCGAGGGCGACGCCGGCACCTCCGATGCCGCGCCGTCCAATGCTGCCGGGTCCGCTGCTGCGCCGGTTGGCGTGGCGGGCGAGCCGGTGGCGGATGCCGACGAAACGGCCCCTGCACCGACGCCCGCGCCTGCACCCCAGGAACAACGCGCCGCCTCCACCAGGGAAACGCCGGAAAAGGCGGCTCCGGCCGGGGAGGAGCACTCCTTTTCGTCGTCGGTCAGCGAGGCCGCGCACGATGTCGAGGAGCGGGTCGAAAAGGCGATGCATGAGGTTGAGACGGAGGTCGAGACGGCCGCCGGTCGCGGGGCTTTCGGC of Stappia sp. ES.058 contains these proteins:
- a CDS encoding helix-turn-helix domain-containing protein → MNNEHVKTGSRNVFADLGYPDPQTHHLKAQIVSEIEDIISDRKLTQKAAGAVMGISQPEVSRMLNGRFREYSVERLMGFLTLFNRDVEIVVKRRDTETGTGHVTFSGAQTLGA
- a CDS encoding type II toxin-antitoxin system RelE/ParE family toxin, with the translated sequence MNNKRRLLKQLRWVGSSYNDFMEFPEPVHDTVGYALHRAQEGKAPRNAKKLKGAQSGAVEVIADHDGDTFRAVYTVKFAEVVYILHAFQKKSKKGIATPKKDLDLIKQRLRLAEEDYRQNGPGQESRT
- a CDS encoding SDR family oxidoreductase, which gives rise to MRLFVFGLGFSAQAFVERIAPDCDWIGATTRSPEKAERMRARGITPFLFDGTGPGAGIAEALAGATHVLVSIAPDADGDPVLTHHGADIAAHPPAWIGYLSTVGVYGNHDGDWVDENTPCKPVSRRSVQRVAAETGWTTLGEKADIPVQIFRLSGIYGPGRNALATLEKGKGRRLVKPGQVFNRIHVADIAGALHAALSKPPVSRIYNVTDDEPAPPQDVVAHAAKLMDVPPPPEQDFETADLSPMARSFYGENKRVSNARVKQELGYTFQYPTYREALDALYREGWK
- a CDS encoding RNA methyltransferase → MSERPPFTGAGSRRAAGSVKQITSFSNPLVKEIKALVAQRKHRQRSGLFVAEGLKLATDALSAGWSVDMLVLGPEARESAAARDIAATARARGATILEVSTPVLAAMTRRDNPQMVVGVYEQKIMDGAELTRALKADPAAVWVALDHVRDPGNLGTILRTADAVGAKGVILVGETTDPFAVEAVRATMGSLFHVPLARMTRAAFQEMATSWPGTLVGTHLKGSTDYRAISYARPTLLLMGNEQAGLPDDMANACTALARIPQAGEADSLNLAVATGVMLYEIRRGDLTLDA
- a CDS encoding class I SAM-dependent methyltransferase — encoded protein: MTDAPAPLRPAAAGSPPRAAWPTMLETRGWDDYALLDFGLGRKLERYGDVVVDRPEPQAMGRRHLSDATWDAADAVFTGQDDDDGPGRWRLNRDLPETWKMRFGDTSFLGRFMSFRHVGVFPEQAAHWQWMADLVSAAPPEKPLKVLNLFGYTGLGSLVPAAAGARVTHIDASKKAIGWARENQELSAMEDLPIRWICEDAMKFVAREVKRGNTYDGILLDPPKYGRGPKGEVWELFDSLPEMLPMIEKILAPDARFVILTAYAIRSSFVALHEVMAETLDTRGGLLESGELVLRTPDGERALSTSMFSRWSMP
- a CDS encoding carbon monoxide dehydrogenase subunit G, translated to MDLSGEYRIRASREAVWDALNDPEVLRRCIPGCKELEKSSDTEMSATVVAKIGPVKATFKGTVTLEDLNPPESYTIVGEGKGGVAGFAKGAADVSLAEEGEETVLTYTVKAQVGGKLAQLGSRLIVSTSRKMADEFFSNFKDIVEGDAGTSDAAPSNAAGSAAAPVGVAGEPVADADETAPAPTPAPAPQEQRAASTRETPEKAAPAGEEHSFSSSVSEAAHDVEERVEKAMHEVETEVETAAGRGAFGGPMVWGLIALAAVIVILAVMS